The following proteins are encoded in a genomic region of Magnolia sinica isolate HGM2019 chromosome 1, MsV1, whole genome shotgun sequence:
- the LOC131238924 gene encoding non-specific lipid-transfer protein B-like, translating to MKGLAICALVVLAMAHLMVEPAQAMTCGDVALCLGQCMTYLTGSDPKPLPACCDGVKQLRDMADTTVDKRFACNCIKQVASRFHNLKDNAVSALPSECGVTLPYPISANFPCNSIP from the exons ATGAAGGGGTTAGCCATTTGTGCCTTGGTAGTACTAGCCATGGCTCACCTGATGGTCGAGCCGGCCCAGGCCATGACCTGTGGCGACGTGGCCTTGTGTCTGGGCCAGTGCATGACCTACTTAACTGGGTCGGACCCAAAGCCGCTCCCCGCATGCTGCGACGGTGTTAAACAGCTAAGAGACATGGCGGACACAACCGTAGACAAGCGGTTCGCATGCAATTGCATTAAGCAAGTCGCCTCTCGCTTCCACAACTTGAAGGATAATGCGGTTAGCGCTCTCCCTAGTGAATGTGGCGTGACGCTCCCCTACCCTATCTCTGCCAACTTCCCATGCAACTC GATCCCTtga